A stretch of Oryza brachyantha chromosome 4, ObraRS2, whole genome shotgun sequence DNA encodes these proteins:
- the LOC102718540 gene encoding FCS-Like Zinc finger 2-like — MARSVACAFFFDAEPVGETGRHALDACALCSKPLRRDSDIFMYRGDTPFCSEECRYEQMHLDAACARQAASARRKQQQQRGRHEAAAASVSRKAGVSVASC; from the coding sequence ATGGCAAGGTCCGTCGCATGcgccttcttcttcgacgCCGAGCCGGTCGGCGAGACCGGGCGGCACGCGCTGGACGCATGcgcgctctgcagcaagcCGCTCCGCCGCGACAGCGACATCTTCATGTACAGAGGGGACACGCCCTTCTGCAGCGAGGAGTGCCGCTACGAGCAGATGCACCTCGACGCCGCCTGCGCGAGGCAGGCGGCGAGCGCCAggcggaagcagcagcagcagcgcggcaGGCacgaggccgccgcggcctcagTGTCACGGAAGGCGGGGGTGTCCGTGGCGAGCTGTTGA